One Triticum dicoccoides isolate Atlit2015 ecotype Zavitan chromosome 5B, WEW_v2.0, whole genome shotgun sequence genomic window carries:
- the LOC119311314 gene encoding proteasome assembly chaperone 4-like: MSSEELTTSLSNLAVASQAPMASQIGSSGDLSSEGGAQVTCFSEDLHDVTLHFQIIRFSKQIYAWIGCNNSARFGHLYAAATTRLGDGVSVTSVLGGTSDNTGSSMARRLVLKTGLNVILACNIPKDSPMLEAAAERKLVEKLRSLGYIKSKTGEASASITP, encoded by the exons ATGTCTTCAGAGGAGCTCACAACAAGCTTGTCAAATTTGGCGGTGGCTTCGCAGGCCCCGATGGCCAGCCAAATCGGTTCTTCAGGTGATCTGTCTTCTGAAGGTGGGGCGCAGGTCACTTGTTTCAGTGAGGACCTGCACGACGTCACGCTCCATTTCCAGATCATAAGGTTCTCTAAACAG ATCTATGCATGGATAGGATGCAACAACTCAGCAAGGTTTGGCCATTTATATGCTGCTGCAACCACTAGGCTG GGTGATGGAGTGAGTGTCACATCTGTACTTGGAGGAACATCTGATAACACTGGATCAAGCATGGCCCGCCGCTTAG TGCTGAAGACAGGTCTAAATGTAATTTTAGCATGTAACATTCCGAAAGACAGCCCCATGCTTGAG GCTGCTGCAGAGAGGAAACTTGTAGAGAAGCTGAGAAGTTTAGGCTATATCAAATCTAAAACAGGAGAGGCTAGCGCTTCCATAACTCCTTGA
- the LOC119305972 gene encoding uncharacterized protein LOC119305972: MKLVWCPETASQAFIAGVSALSESEHGPAGSAGVAELVSAMAGGWNAQLVVEAPEVSAPDSAVTSLALAAAAQRTGGRYARVLADADRAMVEMDGVDFLVVDARRRDAAAVLAAARPGPRGMVVVRHGDGRRRGTKALEASMAAGTRVVRSVYLPIDKGVEVLHVGVGKGPSIQARRSPRGSSRWIRHVDQETGEEHLFRRQ, translated from the coding sequence ATGAAGCTGGTGTGGTGCCCGGAGACCGCGTCCCAGGCCTTCATCGCCGGCGTCAGCGCCCTGTCAGAATCCGAGCACGGCCCCGCGGGGTCGGcgggcgtcgccgagctcgtctccGCCATGGCCGGTGGATGGAACGCGCAGCTTGTCGTCGAGGCGCCGGAGGTCTCGGCTCCCGACTCGGCCGTCACgagcctcgccctcgccgccgccgcccagcgcaCGGGAGGCCGCTACGCCCGGGTGCTGGCGGACGCGGACCGGGCCATGGTGGAGATGGATGGTGTGGACTTCTTGGTGGTCGACGCGCGGAGGCGGGACGCCGCGGCCGTGCTGGCGGCGGCCAGGCCTGGGCCGAGAGGGATGGTGGTGGTGCGCCACGGCGACGGGAGGCGGCGTGGCACGAAGGCGCTCGAGGCGTCCATGGCGGCAGGAACGAGGGTCGTGCGGTCCGTGTACCTGCCGATCGACAAGGGCGTCGAGGTCCTCCACGTCGGCGTGGGCAAGGGGCCGAGCATACAGGCCCGGCGCAGCCCGAGAGGGTCGAGCCGTTGGATCCGGCACGTCGACCAGGAAACCGGCGAGGAGCACCTCTTCCGGCGGCAGTAA
- the LOC119305971 gene encoding uncharacterized protein LOC119305971, giving the protein MKLVWCPETASQAFIAGVSALSDSEHGPAGSAGVAELVSAMVGGWNAQLVVETPEVSAPDSATMSLALAAAAGRTGGRYARVLPDKDADRAMAELEGVDFLVVDARRRDGAAVLAAARPGPRGMVVVRHGDERRPGTKALEASMAAGTRVVRSVYLPVDKGVEVLHVGVGKGPSLPCRRSRSASSRWIRHVDHKTGEEHLFRRP; this is encoded by the coding sequence ATGAAGCTCGTGTGGTGCCCGGAGACCGCGTCCCAGGCCTTCATCGCCGGCGTCAGCGCGCTGTCAGACTCCGAGCACGGCCCCGCGGGGTCCGcgggcgtcgccgagctcgtctccGCCATGGTCGGGGGATGGAACGCGCAGCTCGTCGTCGAGACGCCGGAGGTCTCGGCTCCCGACTCGGCCACCATgagcctcgccctcgccgccgccgccgggcgcaCGGGAGGCCGCTACGCCCGCGTGCTACCAGATAAGGACGCGGACCGGGCCATGGCGGAGCTGGAGGGCGTGGACTTCCTGGTGGTCGACGCGCGGAGGCGGGACGGGGCGGCCGTGCTGGCGGCGGCCAGGCCTGGGCCGAGAGGGATGGTGGTGGTGCGCCACGGCGACGAGAGGCGGCCTGGCACGAAGGCGCTCGAAGCATCCATGGCGGCAGGCACGAGAGTAGTGCGGTCCGTGTACCTCCCGGTCGACAAGGGCGTCGAGGTCCTCCACGTCGGCGTAGGCAAGGGGCCGAGCCTACCGTGCCGGCGCAGCCGGAGCGCGTCCAGCCGTTGGATCCGGCACGTCGACCACAAAACCGGCGAGGAGCACCTCTTCCGCCGGCCGTAA